The genomic segment GTGAGCTGCGAGCCGTCTTCGACGATCAACGGCCCGAGCCGGGCGTTGAACTCGACTCCGTAGGGAGCGCCGATGTGTGCTGCGAAGGCGTCGTCGTCGCGATAGACCTCGTAGACGAAGAAGCGCGACGGCTGTTCGGCCAGCTGGAACGGGGCGAATTCGACGCACCCGGGCTCCGCTCGCACCTGCACGGCGAAGCCGGCCAAGAGCGCAGCCACGGCTTCCTCCTCGCCC from the Herbiconiux aconitum genome contains:
- a CDS encoding putative quinol monooxygenase; the encoded protein is MSGRKVLVAEFTALPGEEEAVAALLAGFAVQVRAEPGCVEFAPFQLAEQPSRFFVYEVYRDDDAFAAHIGAPYGVEFNARLGPLIVEDGSQLTWLQPLEG